In one Achromobacter spanius genomic region, the following are encoded:
- the glmM gene encoding phosphoglucosamine mutase, producing MSQRKYFGTDGVRGEVGGPVINAEFALRLGYAAGRVLAREHAVRGGSRPQVVIGKDTRISGYMLESALEAGLSAAGIDVLLAGPIPTPAVAYLTRALRLVAGIVISASHNPYQDNGIKFFSAQGMKLPDETESAIEAALDEPLGCVSSEGLGRARRMSDSQGRYIEFCKSTFPNDLDLNGMKIVVDAAHGAAYNIAPHVFRELGAEVHAIGVHPDGFNINKGVGALHPESLAKEVQARGAHLGIALDGDADRLQVVDGEGRIYNGDELLYAIVRERMQRGKVDGVVGTLMTNFGFEREMKRLGVGFERANVGDRYVLEQMQARGWQYGGESSGHLLCLDCHSTGDGIIAALQVLTALRRSGETMSQWVRDLRMYPQKMINVPLAPGQDWKTHAGLTAAREAVEAELNGRGRILIRASGTEPKLRLMVEAEDESLAVSCAEKLAASLA from the coding sequence ATGAGTCAACGCAAGTATTTCGGCACCGACGGGGTGCGTGGTGAAGTCGGTGGCCCGGTGATCAACGCCGAATTCGCGCTGCGCCTGGGTTATGCCGCCGGCCGCGTGCTGGCGCGCGAACACGCCGTGCGCGGCGGTAGCCGCCCGCAGGTCGTTATTGGCAAGGACACGCGTATTTCGGGGTACATGCTGGAATCCGCCCTGGAAGCGGGCCTGTCCGCGGCTGGCATCGACGTGTTGTTGGCCGGCCCCATCCCGACACCAGCCGTGGCCTATCTGACCCGCGCGCTGCGTCTGGTGGCGGGCATCGTCATCAGTGCGTCGCACAACCCATATCAGGACAACGGCATCAAGTTCTTTTCGGCGCAGGGCATGAAACTGCCCGACGAAACGGAGTCGGCGATCGAGGCCGCGCTGGACGAGCCGTTGGGTTGCGTCAGTTCCGAAGGCCTGGGCCGCGCCCGCCGCATGTCGGACTCGCAGGGCCGCTATATTGAATTCTGCAAGAGCACCTTCCCCAACGATCTTGACCTGAACGGGATGAAGATCGTTGTGGATGCCGCCCACGGCGCCGCCTACAACATCGCCCCCCATGTGTTTCGCGAGCTGGGCGCCGAGGTGCATGCCATCGGCGTGCATCCGGACGGTTTCAATATCAACAAGGGCGTGGGCGCCTTGCACCCCGAATCCTTGGCCAAGGAAGTGCAGGCCCGTGGCGCGCACCTGGGTATCGCCCTGGATGGCGACGCCGACCGCTTGCAGGTCGTGGACGGCGAAGGCCGCATCTACAACGGCGACGAACTGTTGTACGCCATCGTGCGCGAACGCATGCAGCGCGGCAAGGTCGACGGCGTGGTCGGCACCCTGATGACCAATTTCGGTTTCGAGCGCGAAATGAAGCGCCTGGGCGTGGGCTTCGAGCGCGCCAACGTGGGCGATCGCTATGTGCTGGAGCAAATGCAGGCGCGTGGATGGCAGTACGGCGGCGAAAGCTCTGGCCATCTGCTGTGCCTGGATTGCCATTCCACTGGCGACGGCATCATCGCCGCCTTGCAGGTGCTGACCGCTCTGCGCCGCAGCGGCGAGACGATGTCGCAATGGGTGCGTGATCTGCGGATGTACCCGCAAAAAATGATCAACGTGCCCTTGGCGCCCGGGCAGGACTGGAAGACCCACGCGGGCCTGACCGCCGCGCGCGAGGCCGTCGAGGCTGAACTGAATGGCCGCGGCCGCATTCTGATCCGTGCTTCGGGCACTGAGCCGAAACTGCGCTTGATGGTCGAAGCCGAAGACGAATCGCTTGCGGTCTCCTGCGCAGAAAAGCTCGCCGCCAGTTTGGCTTGA
- the folP gene encoding dihydropteroate synthase — protein MANNFLCGRFEFDLERPLVMGIVNVTPDSFSDGGQHDDTDSAVAHARQLIAEGAQILDLGGESTRPGADPVSVADELDRLLPVIEALRDCGVPLSIDTFKPEVMRATLDAGADMINDIYGFRQPGAIEAVTQSRCGLCVMHMKGEPRTMQASPPEYTDLIGEIGFFLGSRAQKLRAAWVDPRRIVLDPGFGFGKTADQNFQLLRRLSSLRSTGYPLLIGLSRKNMIGQATGRPVGDRLSGSIAAALACVSRGASIVRVHDVAATVDALKVWQAAEQGAISS, from the coding sequence ATGGCAAATAACTTCCTTTGCGGGCGCTTCGAGTTTGATCTCGAGCGCCCGCTTGTCATGGGTATCGTCAATGTCACGCCGGATTCGTTTTCCGATGGCGGCCAGCACGACGATACGGATTCCGCGGTGGCGCACGCGCGCCAGTTGATCGCAGAGGGCGCGCAGATCCTGGATCTGGGCGGTGAGTCCACACGCCCTGGCGCCGATCCGGTTTCCGTGGCCGATGAGCTCGACCGCCTGTTGCCCGTAATCGAAGCGTTGCGCGATTGTGGCGTGCCCTTATCCATCGACACCTTCAAGCCGGAAGTCATGCGCGCCACGCTGGACGCGGGCGCTGACATGATCAACGACATCTATGGCTTTCGCCAGCCCGGCGCCATCGAGGCGGTGACGCAATCGCGCTGCGGGCTGTGCGTGATGCACATGAAGGGCGAGCCTCGCACCATGCAGGCCTCGCCCCCCGAGTACACCGACCTGATCGGTGAAATCGGATTCTTCCTGGGATCTCGCGCGCAGAAGCTGCGCGCGGCCTGGGTCGACCCTCGCCGCATCGTGTTGGACCCGGGATTCGGGTTCGGCAAGACGGCGGACCAAAACTTCCAATTGCTGCGCCGCTTGTCCAGTTTGCGCAGCACCGGTTATCCATTGCTGATCGGCCTGTCGCGCAAGAACATGATCGGACAGGCCACTGGCCGACCGGTCGGCGACCGGTTGTCCGGCAGCATCGCCGCAGCGCTGGCCTGCGTGTCCCGGGGGGCTTCCATCGTGCGTGTGCACGATGTCGCCGCCACCGTGGATGCCCTTAAGGTTTGGCAGGCGGCTGAACAAGGAGCTATCAGTTCATGA